In a genomic window of Cytobacillus sp. FSL H8-0458:
- the tatA gene encoding twin-arginine translocase TatA/TatE family subunit, translating into MGLSNIGIPGLIIILVITLIIFGPKKLPEIGSAFGRTLSEFKKSAREIMSDDDEPDSKTRSIETADRKDKPL; encoded by the coding sequence ATGGGGCTTTCAAATATCGGAATACCCGGATTGATTATCATCCTGGTTATTACCTTAATTATCTTTGGGCCAAAAAAGCTTCCGGAAATCGGTTCTGCATTTGGCAGAACCTTATCAGAATTCAAAAAATCAGCCAGAGAAATTATGAGCGATGACGATGAACCTGATTCAAAAACACGTTCAATTGAAACGGCTGACCGGAAGGATAAACCGCTTTAA
- the tatC gene encoding twin-arginine translocase subunit TatC yields the protein MKTDEQTLVEHLTDLRKVLIRSLIFFIVSFALCLFFINRLIPMLANDHELVMLGPLDVIKLYTGIAGSISLGLSLPFISYQIWLFVKPALTEKESRVSLMFFPAILFSFIGGLGFGFFIIFPAIYQFLMLLGESHFAMMITAREYFSFLLMSTIPFGFLFEVPLLLLFLTTIGVVTPVMLSSMRKYAYLIMAVVSALITPPDLFSQILVLVPLIGLYEIGVILSKVKFRKLKAVQETPSSEI from the coding sequence ATGAAAACGGACGAACAAACCCTTGTAGAGCATTTAACAGACCTGAGAAAAGTGCTGATTCGATCTCTGATTTTCTTTATTGTCAGCTTTGCCCTATGTCTGTTTTTCATCAACCGGCTGATCCCTATGCTGGCAAACGATCATGAGCTCGTCATGCTTGGACCGCTGGATGTCATTAAGCTGTACACAGGAATAGCAGGAAGCATCAGCCTCGGGCTTTCGCTTCCTTTTATCTCCTATCAGATTTGGCTTTTTGTGAAGCCTGCATTAACGGAAAAGGAAAGCAGAGTTTCCTTAATGTTTTTTCCGGCCATTCTTTTCAGCTTTATCGGCGGGCTTGGCTTCGGATTTTTTATTATATTCCCTGCTATTTATCAGTTTTTAATGCTATTGGGTGAATCACATTTTGCGATGATGATCACGGCAAGGGAGTATTTTTCTTTTCTCCTGATGTCGACCATTCCTTTTGGTTTTTTGTTTGAGGTGCCCTTGCTGTTATTGTTTCTGACAACGATTGGTGTTGTCACCCCAGTTATGCTCAGTTCGATGCGAAAATACGCTTATTTGATCATGGCCGTTGTATCAGCTCTAATTACACCGCCAGATTTATTTTCACAGATTCTTGTCCTTGTGCCTCTTATCGGACTATATGAAATTGGCGTTATTTTATCAAAAGTAAAGTTCAGGAAACTGAAAGCTGTTCAAGAAACACCCTCCAGTGAAATCTAA
- a CDS encoding DUF3243 domain-containing protein has translation MNEQEHVIKQDGELDTKNIKNAMDKMSNERAEDILSSFDEFKSYLAERIELGKKLGLNEEQLAVTAEKVAGYLAENVEPKNREEQLLKELWKVGNDEERHKLAHMLVRLTEQA, from the coding sequence ATGAATGAACAAGAACATGTGATCAAACAAGATGGCGAACTGGATACAAAAAATATAAAGAACGCAATGGACAAGATGTCGAATGAAAGAGCAGAAGATATCTTAAGCAGCTTCGATGAATTTAAGAGCTATCTGGCGGAACGAATTGAGCTTGGCAAAAAGCTGGGATTAAATGAGGAACAGCTTGCCGTAACAGCGGAAAAAGTGGCTGGCTACCTGGCTGAAAATGTGGAGCCAAAGAACCGTGAAGAACAGCTGCTGAAGGAATTATGGAAGGTCGGGAATGATGAAGAAAGACATAAGCTCGCACATATGCTTGTTCGCCTGACAGAGCAGGCATAA
- a CDS encoding GNAT family N-acetyltransferase produces MKTLETSRLILRSLTLDDAAKVEEYASDYDVAKTTLNIPHPYPEGGAREFITNILEAERNGKIVIFAITRKEDNSLIGLINITGINANKRAEIGYWIGKPFWGKGYGTEAARAVIKYGFEELNHNRIYALAFTDNPGSWRIMEKSGMKHEGVLRKHAIRDGRPVDLTYYAILREEYTG; encoded by the coding sequence ATGAAAACTCTCGAAACCAGCCGCCTAATTCTGCGCAGCCTTACCCTTGATGATGCAGCCAAGGTAGAAGAATACGCAAGCGATTATGATGTGGCAAAAACGACATTAAATATTCCCCATCCCTATCCTGAAGGGGGAGCAAGGGAGTTTATTACAAACATCCTGGAAGCAGAGAGAAACGGTAAGATTGTGATTTTCGCCATTACGAGAAAAGAGGATAACAGCTTAATAGGACTCATTAATATTACAGGCATTAATGCAAATAAAAGGGCGGAAATCGGCTATTGGATCGGCAAGCCTTTCTGGGGCAAAGGATATGGTACAGAGGCTGCCAGGGCAGTTATTAAGTACGGATTTGAAGAACTGAACCATAACCGCATTTATGCTCTTGCTTTTACGGACAATCCTGGATCATGGAGGATTATGGAGAAATCGGGCATGAAGCATGAAGGAGTTTTGCGGAAGCATGCTATAAGAGATGGAAGGCCGGTGGATTTGACCTACTATGCCATACTGCGTGAGGAATACACTGGTTAA
- a CDS encoding TldD/PmbA family protein, whose translation MNLQEFKEKLFQLGGQHGFTDMELYYEREEKFACELFKGEIDSYDTSEVFGTSFRGLCEGRMGYAFTEKLDEESLSFLIENAKENSQFIEDEVQEEVFAGSEKYESGSYYSTSLAEVTIAEKINLLKEIEKHIYAYDERVTGTDYFMLRSGETERVLLNSKGLNLSEKNNHAGIYVSVIVKQGEQVKNGEYSKFTRDFSILNPEEIARHAVEEALSKLNARSAESKNYPVLLRHDAASALLQTYIPIFSAENTQKGQSALKGKTGESIAVASLNIVDDPFLEEGLLSSNFDSEGVATARKDIVKDGRLITLMHNRKTAQKDGVESTGNAYKASYKGALTVAPTNLYVNPSNQSYDELVSSLSEGIVITELSGLHSGANTVSGDFSIAANGYYVKDGKVQNAVNQMTIAGNFYELLNKIEAIGSDLEFSLGFMATGYIGSPSLLIRELAVTVE comes from the coding sequence ATGAACCTGCAGGAATTTAAGGAAAAGCTATTTCAGCTTGGCGGACAGCATGGTTTTACAGATATGGAGCTCTATTATGAGAGAGAGGAAAAGTTCGCCTGCGAGCTTTTCAAAGGCGAAATCGATTCCTACGACACTTCCGAAGTGTTCGGAACATCCTTCCGAGGCCTTTGCGAAGGCAGGATGGGCTATGCTTTTACGGAGAAGCTGGATGAGGAGTCCCTGTCTTTTCTGATCGAGAATGCGAAGGAAAACTCTCAATTTATTGAGGATGAAGTACAGGAAGAAGTCTTTGCCGGCAGCGAAAAGTATGAGTCTGGAAGCTACTATTCAACCAGTCTTGCGGAAGTTACGATTGCTGAAAAAATAAATTTGCTTAAGGAAATAGAAAAGCACATTTATGCCTATGATGAGCGGGTAACCGGGACCGATTATTTCATGCTGCGCAGCGGTGAAACGGAAAGGGTTCTTCTCAACAGCAAAGGCCTGAACCTCAGCGAAAAGAACAATCATGCCGGCATTTATGTATCAGTCATCGTAAAGCAGGGCGAGCAGGTGAAAAATGGGGAATACTCCAAGTTTACGAGAGACTTTTCCATCTTAAATCCGGAGGAAATTGCCAGGCATGCAGTAGAAGAAGCGTTATCAAAGCTTAATGCCAGGAGTGCTGAAAGCAAAAACTACCCTGTGCTCTTAAGGCATGATGCTGCCAGCGCCCTGCTGCAGACATACATCCCAATCTTCTCAGCGGAAAACACCCAAAAAGGGCAATCGGCTCTAAAGGGGAAAACGGGTGAAAGCATTGCTGTGGCGTCATTAAATATTGTAGATGACCCATTTTTAGAAGAAGGTCTGCTCAGTTCTAATTTTGACAGCGAAGGGGTTGCCACTGCCAGAAAAGATATTGTGAAAGACGGCAGGCTTATTACCTTGATGCATAATCGCAAAACAGCACAAAAAGATGGTGTGGAATCGACAGGCAATGCCTATAAAGCTTCATATAAGGGTGCTTTGACTGTAGCTCCAACGAATCTTTACGTCAATCCATCCAATCAGAGCTATGATGAGCTGGTATCTTCGCTCTCAGAGGGCATCGTCATAACCGAATTATCCGGCCTCCATTCCGGTGCCAATACCGTCTCAGGGGACTTTTCCATTGCGGCTAACGGCTATTATGTCAAAGATGGAAAAGTGCAAAATGCCGTAAACCAAATGACGATTGCCGGAAACTTCTATGAGCTGTTAAATAAAATTGAAGCCATCGGTTCAGACCTGGAATTTTCGTTGGGATTTATGGCCACAGGCTACATTGGCTCCCCATCTCTATTAATCAGGGAGCTGGCTGTGACGGTTGAATAA
- a CDS encoding TldD/PmbA family protein, which yields MLSQSVIHDVITAALATGGDFAEVFVEDRFTNNLALQGGKIESSLSGRDYGIGIRVFKGLQSVYAYTTDGSKEGLLKAAGNAAQAISGEKIIQPAQLQKDIIPAAHPISLNPREVEKIRKVDVMKKAYEIAKNYHSSIHQVTVRYLDEEQNVLIANSEGKFVEDRRVRSRLAIQSIAAEGNQMQPGFYGPGAHKGFEFMENLNLEHYANEASRIAVTMLGADPCPSGKFPVIIDNEFGGVIFHEACGHGLEATSVAKENSVFANRIGEKVASDVVTYIDDGTIANEWGSITIDDEGEKARKNVLIENGILKGYLIDKFGGRRMGMESTGSGRRQSYRFAPTSRMTNTYIANGKSTPEEIVSNTEYGIYTKYMGGGQVNTTTGDYNFAVMEAYLVKDGKIGKPLKGATLIGNGPKTLQLVDMVGNNLDHGAGMCGSQSGSIPVNVGQPMIRVSEMTVGGTKGGE from the coding sequence ATGCTTTCACAATCAGTCATTCATGATGTTATTACGGCAGCCCTGGCCACTGGCGGGGATTTTGCCGAAGTATTTGTTGAGGATCGTTTCACCAATAACCTTGCGCTTCAGGGCGGGAAAATCGAGAGCAGCTTATCAGGCAGGGATTACGGGATCGGCATTCGCGTGTTTAAGGGGCTGCAGAGTGTTTATGCTTACACAACAGATGGATCAAAGGAAGGTTTGCTGAAAGCTGCGGGCAATGCTGCCCAGGCGATCAGTGGAGAAAAAATCATTCAGCCCGCACAGCTGCAAAAAGATATTATTCCGGCAGCACATCCTATATCTCTGAATCCGCGTGAAGTGGAGAAGATTCGCAAAGTAGATGTCATGAAAAAGGCATACGAAATTGCGAAAAACTATCACAGCAGCATCCATCAGGTTACGGTCAGGTATTTGGATGAAGAACAGAATGTGCTGATTGCCAATTCGGAAGGTAAATTTGTTGAGGACCGCCGGGTGCGCAGCCGTCTTGCCATTCAGTCGATTGCGGCAGAAGGAAATCAAATGCAGCCCGGATTCTATGGACCTGGAGCCCATAAAGGCTTTGAGTTCATGGAAAATCTGAACCTTGAGCATTACGCCAATGAAGCATCCCGCATTGCCGTTACGATGCTTGGGGCAGACCCTTGTCCAAGCGGGAAGTTCCCTGTGATCATCGATAATGAATTCGGCGGTGTTATTTTCCACGAAGCATGCGGACATGGCCTTGAAGCTACATCTGTAGCGAAGGAAAACTCTGTTTTTGCAAACCGGATCGGTGAAAAAGTGGCCTCAGATGTCGTTACATACATTGATGACGGCACGATTGCCAATGAGTGGGGATCGATTACGATTGATGATGAAGGCGAAAAGGCGCGTAAAAATGTGCTGATTGAAAATGGGATTTTAAAAGGTTACTTGATTGATAAATTCGGGGGCCGCAGAATGGGCATGGAGTCGACAGGGTCGGGAAGACGGCAGTCCTACCGCTTTGCACCGACTTCCAGGATGACCAATACGTATATTGCGAACGGCAAATCCACTCCGGAAGAAATCGTTTCAAATACTGAGTACGGAATATATACCAAATATATGGGCGGCGGCCAGGTCAATACCACAACGGGCGATTACAACTTCGCAGTCATGGAGGCGTATCTCGTAAAAGACGGAAAAATCGGCAAGCCGTTAAAAGGTGCTACCTTAATAGGAAATGGCCCGAAAACGCTCCAGCTGGTTGACATGGTGGGGAATAATTTGGACCATGGTGCTGGCATGTGCGGGTCACAAAGCGGAAGCATCCCTGTCAATGTTGGCCAGCCGATGATCCGCGTAAGCGAAATGACTGTTGGCGGAACAAAGGGGGGCGAATAA
- the cls gene encoding cardiolipin synthase translates to MKKRRVESLFVFILIASVYTILFTDAGQPIKIGAALLYAAVIVISAISLMLENRSPNQTLLWMYVLVFFPVAGYLFYLFSGQLYLKGYLFKSKRSRDRDEWKKLMKREDTPDTSFLQDSQHCFAKFANNVALTPLSTNSRAKILKNGEETFNEIKKKLLEAEEFIHMEYYIFRSDRLGKEIINILIDKAGQGVEVLFIFDAAGSMGITLEDLQSMEDAGIKVRPFSPLKYGFFNQKFNFRNHRKIVVIDGKVGFVGGLNVGVEYLGENEKIGFWRDTHMLLKGEAVYTLHTVFLLDWEYVSKEDVLEEYRDVKYPIDDDVLDGAVQVVASGPDTQQGIMSDLYYSMISCATRSIWIATPYFVPDESIRTALRVAAAKGVEVRILVPEINDSFLTQYASRSYFAELLRYGVEIYSYKKGFLHQKIIIVDGILASIGTANMDMRSFHLNFEVNVFLYGTSSIRDLVAHYEEDLEESVKISPVQYYKRGLAERSKESFARLFSGVL, encoded by the coding sequence ATGAAAAAAAGAAGAGTGGAATCTTTATTTGTATTTATCCTGATTGCATCTGTTTATACGATATTATTCACGGATGCCGGTCAGCCAATCAAAATCGGTGCTGCCCTTCTTTATGCAGCTGTTATAGTTATCAGTGCTATTTCCTTGATGCTTGAGAATCGCAGCCCTAATCAGACCTTGCTGTGGATGTATGTGCTGGTGTTTTTTCCGGTTGCCGGTTATCTGTTTTATTTGTTTTCCGGACAGCTATATTTGAAAGGCTACCTGTTTAAAAGCAAAAGAAGCCGGGACAGGGATGAATGGAAAAAGCTGATGAAAAGGGAAGACACGCCTGATACATCATTCCTGCAGGACAGCCAGCACTGCTTTGCAAAATTCGCCAATAATGTGGCATTGACCCCGCTGAGCACGAATTCACGGGCCAAGATCCTCAAAAATGGCGAGGAGACATTCAATGAAATCAAGAAAAAGCTGCTTGAAGCAGAAGAGTTTATCCATATGGAATATTATATTTTCCGGTCTGACAGGCTTGGCAAAGAAATCATCAATATCCTGATCGACAAAGCGGGGCAGGGTGTGGAAGTGCTGTTTATTTTTGATGCGGCAGGCAGCATGGGGATTACATTAGAGGATCTGCAGTCCATGGAAGATGCGGGCATTAAAGTGCGGCCATTTTCTCCGCTGAAGTACGGTTTTTTCAATCAGAAATTCAACTTCAGAAACCATCGCAAGATTGTTGTTATAGACGGGAAAGTCGGCTTTGTGGGCGGACTGAATGTGGGAGTTGAATACCTGGGTGAAAATGAAAAAATCGGCTTCTGGCGGGATACTCATATGCTCCTCAAGGGGGAGGCTGTGTATACTTTGCATACGGTTTTTCTCTTGGACTGGGAATATGTCAGCAAGGAAGATGTGCTGGAGGAATACCGGGATGTAAAGTATCCAATTGATGATGATGTTCTTGATGGCGCTGTGCAGGTAGTGGCCAGCGGTCCTGACACACAGCAGGGAATTATGAGTGATCTGTATTATTCAATGATTTCCTGTGCGACACGATCCATTTGGATTGCCACACCCTATTTTGTCCCAGATGAATCGATTCGTACGGCATTGAGGGTGGCAGCGGCTAAAGGAGTAGAGGTGCGTATTTTGGTACCGGAGATCAACGACAGCTTCCTGACGCAATACGCAAGCCGGTCTTACTTTGCGGAGCTTCTGCGATATGGCGTCGAAATTTATTCCTATAAAAAAGGCTTTCTGCATCAGAAGATCATTATCGTGGACGGAATCCTTGCTTCAATAGGAACTGCGAACATGGATATGCGCAGCTTCCACTTGAACTTTGAAGTAAATGTCTTTTTGTACGGTACAAGCTCCATCCGCGACCTTGTCGCCCATTATGAAGAGGATCTGGAGGAAAGTGTGAAAATAAGTCCCGTCCAATATTATAAACGTGGATTGGCTGAAAGATCGAAGGAATCCTTTGCCCGGCTGTTTTCCGGGGTGTTGTAA
- a CDS encoding GNAT family N-acetyltransferase has product MEIRLLHPDDAEIYKELRLEGLKKNPEAFGSSYEEEFGRPPEVYGERFKGDNSFHYGAFEDGELIGVVSLVRDTGLKMKHRSNIYAMYVTESARKNGVGKSLVSKAVEKARSWDGVEQIHLAVMSENTPAKKLYASFGFEVYGKEKHALKIDGKYYDEDLMALYF; this is encoded by the coding sequence ATGGAAATTAGGCTTCTGCACCCGGATGATGCTGAAATATACAAAGAGTTAAGGTTGGAAGGCTTAAAAAAGAACCCGGAAGCTTTTGGTTCAAGCTATGAAGAAGAGTTTGGAAGGCCCCCTGAAGTGTACGGGGAAAGATTTAAGGGCGATAACTCCTTTCACTACGGCGCATTTGAAGACGGGGAGCTTATAGGTGTTGTCAGTTTAGTAAGAGATACCGGGTTAAAAATGAAGCACCGCTCGAATATCTATGCGATGTACGTGACAGAGTCGGCCCGAAAGAATGGTGTCGGCAAGAGCCTTGTCAGCAAGGCTGTAGAAAAAGCCCGATCCTGGGACGGGGTTGAACAAATACACCTGGCCGTCATGTCTGAAAATACTCCTGCTAAAAAGCTTTATGCGTCTTTCGGCTTTGAGGTCTACGGCAAGGAGAAGCATGCACTGAAGATTGATGGCAAGTACTATGATGAGGACCTGATGGCATTGTATTTTTAA
- a CDS encoding SCP2 sterol-binding domain-containing protein has translation MEEGAPHESEVTLRLSEKNFSKLLKGDLNTTMTFMTGSLKVDGKMGLALKLQEIVNKYQ, from the coding sequence GTGGAAGAGGGGGCTCCACATGAATCAGAAGTGACACTGAGATTGTCAGAGAAAAACTTTTCTAAGCTATTAAAAGGCGATCTAAACACCACCATGACATTTATGACAGGCAGTCTTAAAGTGGACGGGAAAATGGGACTTGCCCTGAAATTGCAGGAAATAGTGAATAAATATCAATGA
- the ggt gene encoding gamma-glutamyltransferase → MRKVLKASILMLLSILLVAGTMPLTGQAKKPKHDDGYGGYSQVDAGRDGMVASAHPLASKIGADVLKKGGNAIDAAVAVQFALNVVEPMMSGIGGGGFMMVYDGKTKETTIINSRERAPAGASPDMFLDDNGKPIPFGERSTGGTAVGVPGTLKGLETALEKWGTRPMQQLIGPAIKLADKGFPIDSVLADAIADNQDKLDRTAAGKVFLPKGEPLEKGDRLVQKDLAKTLKMIRSGGTDAFYNGKIADALAGVVQEYGGSMTPEDLAKYEVTIDEPIWGDYQGYEIASMPPPSSGGVFLLQMLKILDDFNLSQYDLKSWEKYHLLAETMHLAYADRAVYAGDPEFVNVPVNGLLHPDYIKERQELISLNEVNPSPEAGDPWKYENSEANYEAAEQPNDRQYGETTHFSVTDRWGNVVSYTTTIEQVFGTGIMVPGYGLMLNNELTDFDAVPGGANEVQPNKRPLSSMTPTIVFEDEEPVLTVGSPGGPTIITSVLQTILYAIEYDMELKAAVEEPRIYTNNLNSYRYEEGIPLEVINRLNGMGHNFGPSPTTIGNVQSILIDRDKGIFKGVADSSRNGAAIGVDLKGKGKRK, encoded by the coding sequence ATGAGAAAAGTTTTGAAGGCTAGTATTCTCATGCTTTTAAGTATTTTACTGGTAGCAGGAACCATGCCTTTAACGGGGCAGGCGAAAAAGCCGAAGCATGATGATGGCTATGGCGGATATAGCCAGGTTGATGCAGGCAGGGATGGAATGGTGGCTTCAGCTCATCCGCTGGCATCAAAAATAGGGGCAGATGTTTTGAAAAAGGGCGGTAATGCCATCGATGCGGCTGTCGCGGTCCAGTTTGCCCTCAATGTGGTGGAACCGATGATGTCCGGAATTGGCGGCGGGGGCTTCATGATGGTCTATGATGGCAAAACGAAAGAAACTACCATCATTAACAGCCGTGAACGTGCCCCGGCCGGAGCTTCGCCGGATATGTTCCTGGATGACAACGGGAAGCCGATTCCATTTGGTGAGCGTTCAACAGGCGGTACAGCTGTCGGTGTACCTGGAACACTGAAAGGACTGGAAACAGCTCTTGAAAAATGGGGAACACGTCCCATGCAGCAGCTGATCGGTCCTGCGATTAAGCTGGCAGATAAAGGCTTTCCGATTGATTCTGTATTAGCCGATGCGATTGCCGATAATCAGGACAAGCTTGACAGGACGGCTGCCGGCAAAGTGTTTTTGCCTAAGGGTGAACCTCTTGAAAAAGGGGACCGTTTAGTACAGAAGGATCTTGCCAAAACGCTTAAAATGATTCGCTCTGGCGGAACTGATGCGTTTTATAACGGGAAAATAGCAGATGCTCTTGCAGGTGTGGTTCAGGAATACGGAGGATCGATGACACCTGAAGATCTGGCAAAGTATGAAGTAACCATTGACGAGCCTATTTGGGGGGATTACCAGGGGTATGAAATTGCCAGCATGCCGCCTCCAAGCTCTGGCGGAGTATTTTTGCTGCAGATGCTGAAGATCTTGGATGATTTCAATCTATCACAATATGATTTAAAATCCTGGGAGAAATATCACCTGCTTGCTGAGACCATGCATCTTGCTTATGCAGACCGTGCCGTCTATGCAGGGGATCCGGAGTTTGTGAATGTCCCGGTCAATGGGCTCCTTCACCCTGATTATATTAAGGAGCGCCAGGAACTGATCAGCCTGAATGAAGTGAATCCAAGTCCTGAAGCGGGAGATCCCTGGAAATATGAGAACAGTGAAGCCAATTATGAAGCGGCTGAACAGCCGAATGACCGCCAATACGGTGAGACTACTCATTTTTCCGTAACGGACAGATGGGGAAATGTTGTGTCTTATACGACAACCATTGAACAGGTATTCGGAACAGGAATCATGGTTCCAGGCTACGGGCTGATGCTGAATAATGAGCTGACAGATTTTGATGCCGTGCCAGGCGGGGCGAATGAAGTCCAGCCAAACAAGCGTCCTTTAAGCTCGATGACACCGACGATTGTCTTTGAAGATGAAGAGCCTGTTCTGACAGTGGGTTCACCAGGTGGCCCAACGATAATTACATCAGTGCTGCAGACAATCCTTTATGCGATTGAATATGATATGGAGCTAAAAGCAGCAGTTGAAGAACCGCGAATCTATACAAATAACCTGAATTCCTACCGCTATGAAGAGGGAATTCCTTTAGAAGTTATTAATAGGCTTAACGGAATGGGGCATAACTTCGGTCCGAGTCCAACCACGATAGGAAATGTCCAAAGTATTTTGATCGACCGTGATAAAGGAATTTTCAAAGGTGTAGCAGATTCAAGCCGTAATGGAGCTGCCATTGGAGTTGATTTGAAAGGGAAAGGGAAGAGAAAATAG
- a CDS encoding acyl-CoA thioesterase: MNETKTCRQSFTVKTSIVLPPDTNTYGTLFGGKLMAYIDDVAAIAAMRHGRRNVVTASTDSVDFLHPVYEGNSVCLEAFVTYTGRTSMEIFVKVIAEDLLTGDRNVCAMSFLTMVAVDENGKPAPVPAVVPETEEEKSLYETAKERAEFRKKRRKDSEARAKTYGADLPW; encoded by the coding sequence ATGAATGAAACAAAAACATGCAGACAATCTTTTACGGTAAAAACAAGCATTGTGCTTCCGCCGGACACGAATACATATGGAACACTATTCGGCGGCAAGCTAATGGCTTATATTGATGATGTGGCAGCCATCGCGGCGATGAGGCATGGAAGAAGAAATGTCGTAACCGCATCTACAGACTCTGTTGACTTTCTTCATCCGGTTTATGAAGGCAATTCAGTCTGCCTGGAGGCGTTTGTGACCTATACAGGCCGGACATCTATGGAGATTTTCGTAAAAGTAATTGCAGAAGACCTGCTGACTGGCGATCGAAATGTGTGTGCGATGTCCTTTTTGACAATGGTTGCGGTTGACGAAAATGGAAAGCCTGCTCCGGTGCCGGCAGTCGTGCCTGAGACAGAAGAAGAAAAGAGCTTATATGAAACAGCAAAAGAACGGGCTGAATTCCGCAAAAAGCGGAGAAAGGACAGCGAAGCCAGAGCAAAGACATATGGTGCAGATCTTCCCTGGTGA
- a CDS encoding TetR/AcrR family transcriptional regulator, translating to MSPRKSAHDELTKEAIISVARNLFVQEGYASASMRKIADTLQCSHGAIYYHFKNKAQLFYEMVEADFQKLDQVLDSVLIESADTNEQKLFSIFYGYIQFGLTHQKHYELMFLIRDDDVKSYLNEGPNKSYLRFAQAINSLAPKALSIKDIWSVFLSLHGFVTHYCRSETTFEEVKELASSHAQFLIKAIY from the coding sequence ATGAGTCCAAGAAAATCAGCCCATGACGAACTAACAAAAGAAGCAATTATTTCTGTAGCACGTAATCTGTTTGTTCAGGAAGGATATGCCTCAGCATCCATGAGAAAAATTGCAGACACCCTTCAGTGCAGCCATGGTGCCATCTATTATCATTTCAAAAATAAGGCTCAATTATTTTACGAAATGGTTGAAGCCGATTTTCAAAAGCTCGATCAGGTCCTCGACAGTGTGCTGATTGAATCTGCAGACACCAATGAACAGAAGCTTTTCAGCATTTTTTACGGTTATATCCAATTTGGCCTGACCCATCAAAAACATTATGAACTGATGTTTTTAATTCGTGATGATGATGTGAAAAGCTATCTGAATGAAGGGCCAAATAAAAGCTACCTGCGTTTTGCGCAAGCGATTAATTCACTCGCTCCAAAAGCTCTTTCCATAAAGGATATTTGGTCTGTCTTTTTAAGCTTGCACGGCTTTGTCACGCATTATTGCAGATCGGAAACGACATTTGAAGAAGTGAAGGAACTCGCCTCTTCACATGCCCAATTTTTAATAAAAGCCATTTATTAA